GTTTTTTGCGCCGATTCGGTGAATTTTCCCTTCCCGTTGTTGATGAAGAGGAGGGCGTCCCACATGCTGTTGGTCACATAGATGTCCAGATCGCCGTCATTGTCCACATCACCCATGGTGCAGCCGCGGGAATTGGTGGCAATATCCACACCCGCCTCTTTTGAAATATCGGTGAAAGTGCCGTCGCCGTTGTTGTGAAACAGCGTGTTTTTTCCGAAAGCATTGTCCGCAGCGGCGCCCCTTCCGGTGCTGTTGCCCAGGAAGAGATCCATGTTGCCGTCGTTGTCCACATCACCCCAGAAGCAGGATACATCGTACCCGTTGGCTTTCATGCCGAGTTTCTCTGTCACCTCGGTAAAATGGAGGTTGCCGTCATTATGGTACAGGCGGCGGGTGTTCATATCATTCTTGTCGTTGAGGTTGCCGACATACAGGTCCGGGAGGCCGTCATTGTCGTAATCGCAGAAGGCGCAGCAATACCCGTTGCCGGTATCTGCCAGGGCGGCTTCTCTGGCGACATCCTTGAAAATTCCCTTTCCCATGTTGAGATAGAGCGAGTTTGCGCATTCGGGCCCGCTCCGGTATCCGCCCTTGGCCACAAAGATATCGAGAAGACCGTCGCCGTTCACATCAGCGGTGGTAACCCCGCAGGAATAGTTGAATTCCAGTCCGGTCACCCCGGCAGCCGCCGCCTTGTCCACGAACACCCCTTCACCGCCGAGAAAGTAGAGGGCGTTAGGCTGTGACAGGATTCCCCGCTGTTCGGAGGCGTTTTCAACATTATTGGCGACAAAAAGGTCGATGAGGCCGTTGTTGTCGAAATCCGCGAACACTGCGCCGTGGGTGTCATAGGGATTTCCCACCCCTGTCGCTTCGGTGACATCGACAAATTTCAAGTTTCCCTGGTTCTGGAACAGCTTGTTTCTGGCATAGACAACGCCAAGATAGATATCCAGGTCGCCGTCACTGTCGAAATCAGCGAGGGCTACACACTTGCCATGCCCTATATGACCGAAACCTGATGAGAGTGTAACATCCTCGAATAACACGCCGTTCAGCGCCAGGTTATGCAACGCCTGCGCCAGCGCCGCGGCTGCCAGAGCCAGAGTGACCAGAATAACGAAAACAATCCGCATTGTTCCCTCCAAAGAAATAGATGCTAAATATAGTTTGGTATGTCACTACAAATAGAGATGACGCAACGGTTGCTAAAAGATGCGCTGCGCTTTCATCGTTACCGCGAAGCGGCAACAAGTTCGGCATGACAAGGTCACCCTGAACTCGTTTCAGGGTCTATAATATACCGGTCGTGTTTCCATGTAATCGAGGATATATTCCTCCCTGCGCATCGCACCGGTGGCGGTCAGGCTGCCGAGGCTGATTGCTGCCGCCGCTGTGGCGTATTTCAGGCTCTTTTTTTCCCCCCATCCCTGGTGGATGCCGTGGAGGAATCCGGAAGCGAATGCATCCCCTGCCCCGGTATTGCCGGCGTATTCCTCGCGAGGGACGGGGAAAATGGGCTGTTCGATCAATCCCGTTGATGCGCTGTAGAGATAGTTCCTCCCCCGGTCGCCGCAGTGCACCACAGCAGTTTTCACCCCGTACTCCTCAACAAGAGAGCGCGCCGCACGCTTTTCATCGGCGAGGCCGGTTATGCCTTCGGCCTGGTCTTCCCCGATGGACAGAATATCGACATGGCGGAGGGTATTCCGGAACCGTTTGAATTTCCACCATTTCTCACGTTTGGGGGTGACGAAATCAAGGCAGGTGATGATTCCCATGGCCCGTATTTTTTCAAGCGCCCGGCCGATCACCGCCCCGTATTCGGCATCTTCACGGTCGAAGAGAGGCATGAGAAGGGAGTAGCCGAGCATCACGATTTTCAACCCTTCGAGGGCATCATACATGATGTCCGAAGGCCCGAAATCGCCCATGGCCCCGAAGTAATGCCGGAATGTACGGTTGACTGTGCCGCTGCTGTCACGGATATAGAGCACATTGGTCACTGAGGTCGGATGTTCCGGGACGGCTGTGAGGCTGGCATCCGTAAGGCCGTGCGCGACCAGGGCGGCGCGGATTCTCTGTGCGTTCTCATCCTGGCCGATCTTGCCGAATACCCGGATGGGATAGGACGCCCCCATATCAGCCAGGTTGAAACTGTTGTTGAGAACCATTCCTCCGGTGGAGTACTCGATCTTCTCGGATTCGTAATCGTCCCCGGTCAGATAGCGCCAGCCGTCGGAGTATACCACATTCCCCGGCTCCAGAACTTCCGAGACCACATCGACTACGACGCTGCCGACAAAACCGATCCCGTTCTTCTCAGCCATTTTTTTTGATGACCTCAAAAACCGCCCGGGCAATCATGTCGGCAATATACCTCTCATCGGGTATGACCACAGACCGGAAAGAGGGAGCAGGTTCTTTGCCCGGTACAACGGGTTTTGCCGACTGCCCCGAAAACCCGCAGGAACAGTGCGAGGGGCAGATATCCCCGGTGAGCGTACAGGCATCGGCGCTCCCGAACACCCTGAGGCGGTCCATGACCACTTCCCGGATGCGGTTTTTGGCTTCCAGGAGCAGATCATGGAGGAGATAATCGTCCGATTTTCTCAAAAGCTCGCGAACCCGGTCGGCGGCCAGCTTGTTCATCTCGGTGAAAAAGTTGATCTTGCGTATACCCAGAGCCACAGCCCGCCGGAAATCGTCATCCGAAATGCCCGAACCGCCGTGGAGGACCAGGGGCGCCCCCACTCGGCGCTTGAGCGCAGAGATGAGGTCGAAATCCAACTCCGGCTCGCCTTCATAGAACCCATGAGCGTTTCCGACCGCCACCGCCAGGGCATCGACGCCGGTCTCCGCCACAAACCGCTCCGCCTCGTCGGGATTGGTGAAATATTTGCGTTCCGCACGCGCTTTCCCGCCGCCCTCCGCGCCGCCGACCCTGCCCAGTTCTGCCTCAACACTCACCCCGACAGAATGCGCCATCTGCACCACCAGCCGGGTTTCGGCGATGTTCTCTTCCAGGCTTTTCTTCGAGGCGTCATACATGACCGCCGAAAAACCGCAGCGCAGCGCCCGTACCACCGTCCCGAACGAGAGGCCGTGGTCAAGGTTCAATACCACCGGCACACAGACATTGTCCGCCATATACCGGATGGCGGGAGTGATCTGCTCGATGTTGACATAGGGGAAATGCGCCTCGGCGATGTTTATTATCACCGGTGAGCGCATCTTCTCGGCGGCTTCGAGGATACCGTTCAAGAACTCCAGGCTGACCACGTTGAACGCGCCCACCGCATAGGAGTGCTTTTCGGCGTGGTTGAGCAGGTCGATGGTGTTAACCAGTCCCATGAATATTCCTTTACTTCATAATCGGCGTTTCTTTGGTAATCTGACGTTTGGAGAGATCATCGCCCCAGTTACGGTCGGTGTCGGTAGCCTGGGGATACTGGGCGCAGACTACCATGACCTCCAGGTTTTCTTTTGAATTGTTATAGATGCCGTGAGAATCGGTGACAGTGCAGGGGATGGCATCTCCGGCCTTGACCGCAAAGGTAAGTCCGTTCACTGTGGAGAGGCCGCTTCCCTCGACGATGTAATAGATCTCCTCGATGCTGTTATGCTGATGGTAGCCTATGGAGGTTCCCGGCGGCAGGAGGCAGTGATCCACGAAATACCAGGGCGTCTTGAACGCGGGTTTGGACCAGATTCTCCGAAAGAGAAGCGTTCCCGCGCCGCCGTGCGCGCCAGACACCGGGTTGAGAAGAATGCGGTCAAGGTTTCCCCAGAGGAACGGCGCAGGAGATTCCACAACAGCCTTGGAGAGATCGTCGCCGTAATCGACGTTGTCGTATTTGCCTTTCACCATGCCCACCCCGACATTCATCCACTGGACATCCTGATCGGTGTCGTTATAGATGCCGTGGGAGGAGCCGGCGCTGCAAAGCACCATGGACCTTCCGGGAAGCTCTGCGGTATGGCCGTTCACCGTGAACTGGGCGCGGCCGTCGAAGATAAAAAACATCTCCTCCATGTTACGGTGGATATGTTCGCCGATACCGGCGTGGGGCGGTATGACGCCTCGGTGCACGAACAGGATGTTTGTTTTGAACACATCACCGCTGAGAAGCTCCATGTATCTGAATATTCCCGCGCCGCCGTGGGCTTTCGGGGCATCTTTGAATCTGGCGGGATCGGTTCGTCCGAAAACCGGACGGTTTCTGGTTTCGGTCGCTCCGACAGTGGGCGGAGTAGCCACGGCGGATTTTTCGGCGGCCTGCTGGGCGAAACCGACAGTTCCCCCGGTTACGGTCAGGGCAAGGAAAAGAAGAAGCGCATTGTTTGTATGTCTCATGGGACACCTCGCATGAAAGGGATTTTTATTTTCATTCTAAACGGGAACCTGACTGTTTTCAGGGAAGATACGAGAAACTCTCTTCAGTTTCAATGTATTTATTGGAGAAAATAACTTGACAGGGCGTCATGGTGGATATACTTTTTCATCTCAATACCATCGAAGAGGCCAGATAAGTACACCGCTTTTCACCCTGTACCGAAAGAGAGGAACTGAATGAAAAAGCTGTTGGTTGTTCTTGCCGTGGTATCCGCGCTCGTACTGACCTTCGGCTGCCAGCAGAAGGCACAGACTCCGGGAAATTCGCCCGCTCCGGCGGTCGGCGCCGCACCTGCCGTCATCGATTCGGCCGCCGCCGCCAAGATCAGAGAAGAGCTCACCGCCGCCCAGATGAAATACGCCCAGGCCTGGAACGCCAAGGATATCAACGCCATCAGCGACGTATGGTCGCATGACGCCGACATCATGTTGATTCCGCCCGCTACCCGTGACCGTCTGGTCGGATTTGACGCGGTCAAAAAGTGGTATCAGGATAATTTCGATGCAATGGACAAGATCGATTTCAAAATCCACGAGCTGATGATCAAGGTTACCCCCGACGGCAACTCCGCAGTCATCACGTACTATGTAGAAAATGATTTTACCGACAAAGCCACCGGAAAAGCGGTCAAGATGACTCCACGGGTCTGTGTTATAAAGACCAAGGAGAACGGCCAGTGGAAGCAGATTTACGGCGATGCTTCGTTCAGCGTGGCAGAGCTGACCAAAGCGAAGCCCGCCCCGGCCAAAAAAGCCGCACCTAAGAAATAGTTTCCCCGGCATAAATCCATACAAAAAGCCTCCTTTGTCCGTGGGAGGCTTTTTTTAATTAAAAGATGGAGAGAGAAATATCAGGTAAAGCTCTTGACAGAGAAAAGAATTGTGGTATTTTGATACACATATATTGACGTCGAACATTTTTAAAAGGAGATATGAAATGCCCGTCAAAGACGCTGCAAAAAAGGTAATAGATTCATTA
This sequence is a window from Candidatus Latescibacter sp.. Protein-coding genes within it:
- a CDS encoding CRTAC1 family protein, producing MRIVFVILVTLALAAAALAQALHNLALNGVLFEDVTLSSGFGHIGHGKCVALADFDSDGDLDIYLGVVYARNKLFQNQGNLKFVDVTEATGVGNPYDTHGAVFADFDNNGLIDLFVANNVENASEQRGILSQPNALYFLGGEGVFVDKAAAAGVTGLEFNYSCGVTTADVNGDGLLDIFVAKGGYRSGPECANSLYLNMGKGIFKDVAREAALADTGNGYCCAFCDYDNDGLPDLYVGNLNDKNDMNTRRLYHNDGNLHFTEVTEKLGMKANGYDVSCFWGDVDNDGNMDLFLGNSTGRGAAADNAFGKNTLFHNNGDGTFTDISKEAGVDIATNSRGCTMGDVDNDGDLDIYVTNSMWDALLFINNGKGKFTESAQKTGGAVFYAHGCALGDLDGDGDLELVTGNWRNVGVNNPGEWKLFKNKTNTSNYLKVNVRGVKSNRSAVMTRVYIYAAGKSRDAKSLLGMREITAGNGTFPGNPLQVHFGLGKAPACDVVVKFPATGREAEVKNVAAGKTINVVEPEK
- a CDS encoding carbohydrate kinase family protein — its product is MAEKNGIGFVGSVVVDVVSEVLEPGNVVYSDGWRYLTGDDYESEKIEYSTGGMVLNNSFNLADMGASYPIRVFGKIGQDENAQRIRAALVAHGLTDASLTAVPEHPTSVTNVLYIRDSSGTVNRTFRHYFGAMGDFGPSDIMYDALEGLKIVMLGYSLLMPLFDREDAEYGAVIGRALEKIRAMGIITCLDFVTPKREKWWKFKRFRNTLRHVDILSIGEDQAEGITGLADEKRAARSLVEEYGVKTAVVHCGDRGRNYLYSASTGLIEQPIFPVPREEYAGNTGAGDAFASGFLHGIHQGWGEKKSLKYATAAAAISLGSLTATGAMRREEYILDYMETRPVYYRP
- a CDS encoding cupin domain-containing protein; protein product: MRHTNNALLLFLALTVTGGTVGFAQQAAEKSAVATPPTVGATETRNRPVFGRTDPARFKDAPKAHGGAGIFRYMELLSGDVFKTNILFVHRGVIPPHAGIGEHIHRNMEEMFFIFDGRAQFTVNGHTAELPGRSMVLCSAGSSHGIYNDTDQDVQWMNVGVGMVKGKYDNVDYGDDLSKAVVESPAPFLWGNLDRILLNPVSGAHGGAGTLLFRRIWSKPAFKTPWYFVDHCLLPPGTSIGYHQHNSIEEIYYIVEGSGLSTVNGLTFAVKAGDAIPCTVTDSHGIYNNSKENLEVMVVCAQYPQATDTDRNWGDDLSKRQITKETPIMK
- a CDS encoding nuclear transport factor 2 family protein: MKKLLVVLAVVSALVLTFGCQQKAQTPGNSPAPAVGAAPAVIDSAAAAKIREELTAAQMKYAQAWNAKDINAISDVWSHDADIMLIPPATRDRLVGFDAVKKWYQDNFDAMDKIDFKIHELMIKVTPDGNSAVITYYVENDFTDKATGKAVKMTPRVCVIKTKENGQWKQIYGDASFSVAELTKAKPAPAKKAAPKK